From the genome of Streptacidiphilus sp. PB12-B1b:
GATCCGCAGCTCCACCTCGGGCACCGGGCCGACGCCGTCGGCGATCCGGCGCAGCGCCTCGGGCAGCGTCGCGTCCCGCAGCGAGGGGGGAGTGAGCGCCTCCACGAAGCGCCGCGCCTCGGCCAGGTTGTCCGCGGCGGTGCCGCCGATCTCGCGGATCCGCTCCCGGGCGGCGGCGGACGCCCCGCCGGGCGGCAGCGCGCTCTCGGCGGAGCGGGCCAGCAGCACGATGCTGGACAGGCCCTGGGCCAGGGTGTCGTGGATCTCCCGGGCCAGCCGCTGCCGCTCGGCCAGCCGTCCGGCCTCGCGCTGGCTCTCGGCCAGCCGGTCCCTGGTCCGCACCAGGTCGTCGATCAGCCGCTGCCGGGTGCTGCTCTCCCGGTAGAGCGCCGCGTAGCCGTAGGCGGTGAGCACCGCCACCACCGCGCCCACGCTCGGCCCTATCACCTTCGCCGGGGTCAGCCCGCCGGGGGTGGTGGACTGCGCCGCCACCACCACGCCGGTGAGCGCGGCCACCGCCGGGAGCGACCAGCGCGGCGGCAGCAGGTGCAGGTAGAGCAGGAACAGCGGGAACGCCACGTACCCGGCGGCCGGGTCGAGCGCGGCCAGCGCCACCCACAGCACGGTCACCGCCGCCAGCCACAGCCAGGTGACGGGCCGCCGCGCCCGCACCGCCGGCAGGCCGCCCGCTGCGTAGGCCAGCGCCAGCAGCACCCCGACGACCAGGTCGGCGGGGTGGACGCCGCCGCTCAGGCCGGCTGCCAGCAGCGCGTAGAACATGGCGTGCAGCGTCATGCGCAGCAGCCGCAGCGTCGGCGGATGGGCGGAGGAGGGGGCTTCGGTGCTGCTCACAACCGTCGAGCCTACGGCCGGGCGGCCGGGGCGGGGCGCCCGGCGGCATCAACCGTTCGATTGATCCGGGACCAGCCCTCTCCCCGATGGCCGCCGGTCGCCGCCCGGGCACGGTGGAGACCGGACGCCCGACCCCCGGCGTCCGACCCCGCGTCCTGACCCCACCACCGGAGGATCCACCGTGTTCGTCGCCCTGCGTGACATCCGCTTCGCCCGGGGGAGGTTCGCCCTGATGGGAGCCGTGGTCGCGCTGATCACCATGCTGGTGGTGTTCCTCTACGGCCTCACCGGGGGACTGGCCGCCGGGTCCACCTCGGCCGTGGCCGGGCTGCCGGTGCCCGGCATCGTCTTCGGCGCCCCGGCCGGGGCGGTGCCCGAGGTGTCCTTCAGCGACAGCGGCATCAGCCCGGCCCAGCTGGCCGCCTGGCGGTCCGCGCCGGGGGTGCGGTCGGTCGAGCCGCTGGGCGTCGCCATGTCCAGGATGACCAGCGCGGGCGCGGCGGCCTCGGTGAGCGTCCTGGGGACGGCCGCCCGGCTGCTGCCGCCGCTGCTCTCCGGCAGCGCGCCGGGGGAGGGGCAGGTCGCGGTCGGCCGTGCCACCGCCGCCGCCGACGGGATCGCCGTCGGCAGCACGGTCACCGTCGGCGCCCGGACGCTGCTGGTCTCCGGCATCACCGCCGACCGCTCCTACGCCCACGCGCCCACGGTGTGGACCACCGAGCCCACCTGGCAGCAGCTCAGCGGGGCCGCGCAGCCCAGCGTGCTGGCGGTCAGCGCGGGCAGCGCGGACACCGCCGCGCTGGACCGGGCGGTCGGCACCGACGCGGTCTCCCGCTCCGCCGCCCTGGCCGGGATCGACGGCTACTCCGCCGAACAGGGCAGCCTGCAGCTGATCCAGGGCTTCCTGTTCGCGGTCAGCGCCCTGGTCGTCGGGGCCTTCTTCACGGTGTGGACGGTGCAGCGCCGGGCCGACATCGCCGTCCTCAAGGCGCTGGGCGCGTCCGGCGGCTACCTGGTCCGGGACGCCCTCGGCCAGGCCCTGGTGCTGCTGGCGCTGGGCACGCTCGGCGGCGCGGCGGCCGGGCTGGCGGGCGGCGCGCTGGCCGGGGGCGGCCCGGCGGGCGGCGGCGGTCCGCCGTTCGCGCTGACGCCCGCCACCGCGGCCGTGCCGGTCCTGGCCATGGTCGGGCTGGGCCTGGCCGGGGCCGCGCTGGCCGTCCGCCGCATCACCTCCGTCGATCCGCTGACCGCGCTGGGAGCCAACCGATGACCGACCGCACTCGCCCCGCCGCCGCCGACCCCGCCGCCGGGCTGGTGCTGCGCGATGTCGTGCTCAGCTATCCGGACGGCGGCAGCCGGATCACCGCCCTGGACCGGGTGGGGCTGGCGGTCGCCCCCGGCGAGCTGACCGCCGTGGTCGGCCCCTCCGGCTCGGGCAAGTCCAGCCTGTTGGCGGTGGCGGCCACGCTGCTGCGCCCCGACTCGGGTCAGGTGCTGGTCGGCGGCCAGGAGACCGGAGCACTGTCCGCGAAGCAGAGCACCGCTCTGCGACGGAAGCACATCGGCGTGGTGTTCCAGCAGTCCAACCTGCTGGCCTCGCTCACCGCGGTGGAGCAACTGCTGGTGGTCGCCCACCTCTCCGGCGGCGACCGGCGCGCCGCCCGGGCCCGCGCCGAGCGGCTGCTGGACTCGGTCGGGCTGGCCGGCCGGGTCCAGCAGCGCCGGCCGCACCAGCTCTCCGGCGGCGAACGCCAGCGCGTCAACATCGCCCGGGCGCTCTACTCCCGCCCGACGGTGCTGCTGGTGGACGAGCCCACCTCGGCGCTGGACCACGAGCGCGGCGCCCGGATCATGGCCCTGCTCGCCGACGCCACCCGGGAGCACACGACTGCGACGCTCCTGGTCACGCACGACCGCGCGCTGCTGGACCGGGCCGACCGGGTGCTGTCGATGCAGGACGGACGTCTGGAACCGGCCGCACGGTTCCCCGATTCCGTGTGATGTTCCTACCGGATTCAGGAATCCCTCAGAAGCAGGGCTTAGGCTCCTCGCGTGATTCAGGTAAGAGTCAGGCAAACCGTCCCCGCCCAGGGCCAGCCCGCCGTCCAGCCGCCCGCCGCCGACGGGACCGCCGACGGGACCGCCGCTGCGGCCGCTGCCGCCCGGCCCGCCGCCGCCCGGCTGGGCTGGCTCGACGCGCTGCGCGGGATCGCGGCCCTGGCCGTCGTCTTCCAGCACGCCGGGCCCACCCTGTTCGACGACGCCTACCGGCACAGCCACCAGTACCTGGACGCGGGGATCTTCGGGGTCTTCCTGTTCTTCCTGATAAGCGGGTACATCGTGCCCGCCTCGCTGGAGCGCCGGGGCGATCTGCGGGCCTTCTGGGCCGGGCGGATCTTCCGGATCTACCCGCTCTACCTGGTGGTGTTCGCCGCTGCCCTGCTGCTCCTGCCGCGCGCCCACGCCGGAGTCGGCACCGCCGTGTTCCAGCACCCCTGGCTGTCCCTGGCGGCCGACGGCATCCTGCTGCAGGACCTCCTCGGCGTGCCCAACGGCCTCGACGTCGCCTGGACCCTCTGCTACGAGATGGTCTTCTACTTCCTGGTCTCGGCCCTGTTCCTGTGCGGCTGGCACCGGCGCAGCGCGCCGGCGGCGTCCGGCTTCGCGGCGGCGGCGCTGTTCGCCGGCGGGCTGCTGCCGGTGGGGCTGCTGGTGCCGTCGCTTCCGGCCACCGAGCGGACGGTCGCGGTGGCCGCCGCGACCGTGGTCGCCGCCCTGGCCTGCATCCTGAGCGGCCGCCGGGCGGCGGTGCGCTGCGGCGTGGCCGCGCTCGGACTGCTCGGGCTGGTGCTGGTGCTGGTGGACGGCCGCTCGGCGGCGTTCGAGAGCACGATGATCCTGGCCACCATGTTCACCGGCACCGCCATCCAGCGGGCCGAGCGCGGGCAGATCCGCCGCCGGTACGCGGTCGCCTGCTGCGCCTTCGTCTTCACGGCCGGGCTGCTGGCCGGGGACCGGTACGCGGGCACCCGGCTGAACCTGATCTGGACCACGTCCGCCTTCAGCTGGTGCACCGCCTTCGCGGCGGCCTGGCTGGTGTTCGGCGCGGGCATGCTGCTGCGCAGGCGGCGGACCCCGGCCTGGCTGAGCCGGCTGGGCGCGATCAGCTACGCGGTGTACCTGCTGCACGTCCCGCTGCTGCACGCCGTGCAGTGGCTGCTGACGGACATCGGCTGGGCCCCGTACCGCGACCTGCCCGCCGAATTCGGCTGCACGGCCCTGTTCCTGGTGGTGCTGCTGGCGCTGGCCAACGCGCTGCACCGGTGGGTGGAACTGCCCGGGCAGCGGCTCGGCCGCCGCCTGCTGAAGGGCCGCCGCGAGGTCCGCGCAGGAGCATAGGAAAGGCTAACCTTGCAGGTCAGATGGGGTGGTTAGGCAGTACTGCCTTGCTGGCACGGCATCAGCGAACGCGTTAACTTCGGCAGTGTGACCACGACAGTGCCGTACTCCTCCGCCTCTTCCGCCGCCGCCGACCCGCGCCCCACGGTGACCGCCGACTCCATAGCGGCCACCGCCGAGGCGTACGCCCACACGCACCGCGACGTCAGCGGCGGCTGGCTGCGCCCGGCGGTCTTCGGTGCGATGGACGGGCTGGTGTCGAACTTCGCGCTGATGGCGGGCGTGGTCGGCGGCGACGCCGGGCACCGGGCGATCGTGCTGACAGGGCTGGCCGGGCTGGTCGCCGGGGCCTGCTCGATGGCGGCGGGGGAGTACACCTCGGTCGCCTCCCAGCGGGAGCTGGTCCAGGCCGAACTGGAGGTGGAGCGGCTGGAGCTGCGCCGTCACCCCAACGAGGAGCTGGCCGAGCTGGCCCAGCTGTACGTCGAACGCGGCGTGGAGCCCAAGCTGGCGTTCGAGGTGGCGCAGCAGCTGACCGCCGACCCGGAGCGGGCGCTGGAGGTGCACGCCCGCGAGGAACTGGGCATCGACCCGGCGGATCTGCCCTCGCCGCTGCTGGCGGCCGGCTCGTCCTTTGCGGCCTTCGCGCTGGGCGCGCTGCTGCCGCTGCTGCCGTACCTGCTGGGCACCACCAGCCTGCTGCCCTCGCTGGGGCTGGCGCTGCTCGGGCTGTTCGGCTGCGGCGCCGTGGTCAGCCGGGTCACCGCGCGCAGCTGGTGGTTCAGCGGTCTGCGGCAGCTGGCGCTGGGCAGCGTCGCGGCCGGGGTGACCTTCGTCCTGGGGCAGCTGATCGGTGCGCACCTGGGCTGACCGCAGGGGGTGTGCGGCGGGTCAGCAGGAGGTCGGCAGCGGCGTCGTCGACGCTGTCCAGGTGGTGTTACTCACACCGTGTGATCAGGTAAACCCACTGTTTCGGCTCCGGGTCGTTCGGGCACACTTGCGACAACACACCCGGCTCTCGAACACCGAGGGGGGCCGTGTTTCGAGATTGCCGAGCATGGCCTCAAACAGGGCCTGACCTGCTGGCTAAGTCCACATGATGGACTCTGGAATCCACTTAGTGGAATCTCGGGCATCATGTAACCTGCACGACACCGCAGAGGGCCAGCGTCGTCCCGGATGCGCATGTGAATTGCGACCATGCCGAACACGACGACACGACGGGAGAGCCGATGCTGTCTGCGTCCCCGCGCTCTGCTCATCAGAACGACAGGGCCCCCCGCCCCTACCAGGCCCTGGCCGACGGGCGCCCCGCCCCGCAGGGCCTCTACGACTCGGGCAACGAACACGACGCCTGCGGTGTCGGCTTCGTCGCAACCCTCACCGGCAAGGCCGAGCACCGCATCGTCGAGCAGGCGCTCACCGTGCTGCGCAACCTGGAGCACCGCGGCGCCACCGGCGCCGAGGCCGACTCCGGTGACGGCGCGGGCATCCTCACCCAGATCCCGGACGCCTTCCTGCGCGCCCGCGCCGGCTTCGAGCTGCCCGCGGCCGGCGCCTACGCGGTCGGCATCGCCTTCCTCCCCGACGACGACGCGGCCGACGCCGCCGCCGTCGCCACCATCGACGCGATCGCCGCCGAGGAGGGCCTCACCGTCCTCGGCTGGCGCGACGTCCCGACCAGCCCGGACCTGCTCGGCGACACCGCCCGCTCGGTCATGCCGCGCTTCCGCCAGCTGTTCGTCAGCGACAGCGCCGGCCTGCGCACCGGCCTGGAGCTGGACCGGATCGCCTTCGTGCTGCGCAAGCGCGCCGAACGCGAGAGCGGCGTCTACTTCCCCTCGCTGTCCGCGCGCACCCTGGTCTACAAGGGCATGCTCACCACCGGGCAGCTGGAGCCGTTCTTCCCCGACCTGTCCGACCGCAGCTACACCACCGCGATCGGCCTGGTCCACTCCCGCTTCTCCACCAACACCTTCCCCAGCTGGCCGCTGGCCCACCCGTACCGCTTCATCGCCCACAACGGCGAGATCAACACGGTCAAGGGCAACCGCAACTGGATGACGGCCCGGGAGTCGCAGCTGGCCACCGACGCCATCCCCGGCGACCTCAACCGGATCTTCCCGATCTGCACCCCGGACCACTCCGACACCGCCTCCTTCGACGAGGTGCTGGAACTGCTCCACCTCGGCGGCCGCAGCCTGCCGCACGCGGTGCTGATGATGATCCCGGAGGCGTGGGAGAACCACACCACCATGGACCCGGCCCGCCGCGCCTTCTACCAGTTCAACTCCAACCTGATGGAGCCCTGGGACGGCCCGGCCTGCGTCACCTTCTCCGACGGCACCCGGATCGGCGCCGTGCTGGACCGCAACGGCCTGCGCCCGGCCCGCTACTGGGTCACCGAGGACGGCCTGGTCGTGCTGGCCTCCGAGGTCGGCGTGCTGGACATCCCGCAGGACCAGGTGGTCCGCAAGGGTCGGCTGCAGCCCGGCCGGATGTTCCTGATCGACACCGCCGAGGGCCGCATCGTCGAGGACGAGGAGATCAAGTCCGCCCTCGCCGCCGAGAACCCCTACCAGGAGTGGCTGCACGCCGGCTCGATCACCCTGGACGCCCTGCCCGAGCGCGAGCACATCGCCCACACCCACGCCTCGGTGACCCGCCGTCAGCAGACCTTCGGCTACACCGAGGAGGAGCTGCGGATCATCCTCGCGCCGATGGCCAGGACCGGCGGCGAGCCGCTGGGCTCCATGGGCACCGACTCACCCATCGCCGCGCTCTCCGAGAAGCCCCGGCTGCTCTTCGACTACTTCACCCAGCTGTTCGCCCAGGTCACCAACCCGCCGCTGGACGCCATCCGCGAGGAGCTGATCACCTCGCTGTCCAGCAACCTCGGTCCCGAGGGCAACCTGCTGCACGCCGAGGCGGCCTCCTGTCGCTCCGTCACCATCCCCTTCCCGGTGATAGACAACGACGAGCTGGCCAAGCTGGTCCACATCAACCAGGACGGCGACCTGCCCGGCCTGAAGGCGGTCACCCTCTCCGGCCTGTACAAGGTCGCCGGAGGCGGCCC
Proteins encoded in this window:
- a CDS encoding VIT1/CCC1 transporter family protein, whose amino-acid sequence is MTADSIAATAEAYAHTHRDVSGGWLRPAVFGAMDGLVSNFALMAGVVGGDAGHRAIVLTGLAGLVAGACSMAAGEYTSVASQRELVQAELEVERLELRRHPNEELAELAQLYVERGVEPKLAFEVAQQLTADPERALEVHAREELGIDPADLPSPLLAAGSSFAAFALGALLPLLPYLLGTTSLLPSLGLALLGLFGCGAVVSRVTARSWWFSGLRQLALGSVAAGVTFVLGQLIGAHLG
- a CDS encoding sensor histidine kinase codes for the protein MSSTEAPSSAHPPTLRLLRMTLHAMFYALLAAGLSGGVHPADLVVGVLLALAYAAGGLPAVRARRPVTWLWLAAVTVLWVALAALDPAAGYVAFPLFLLYLHLLPPRWSLPAVAALTGVVVAAQSTTPGGLTPAKVIGPSVGAVVAVLTAYGYAALYRESSTRQRLIDDLVRTRDRLAESQREAGRLAERQRLAREIHDTLAQGLSSIVLLARSAESALPPGGASAAARERIREIGGTAADNLAEARRFVEALTPPSLRDATLPEALRRIADGVGPVPEVELRIDGEPGPLPVETEVALVRLTQEALANVQRHAAADRVAVTLSYLDDQVALDVYDDGRGFDPEAAPAVGRPRFGLHGMRERIAELGGDFAIESAPGEGTAVAAALPRGGAVR
- a CDS encoding FtsX-like permease family protein; amino-acid sequence: MFVALRDIRFARGRFALMGAVVALITMLVVFLYGLTGGLAAGSTSAVAGLPVPGIVFGAPAGAVPEVSFSDSGISPAQLAAWRSAPGVRSVEPLGVAMSRMTSAGAAASVSVLGTAARLLPPLLSGSAPGEGQVAVGRATAAADGIAVGSTVTVGARTLLVSGITADRSYAHAPTVWTTEPTWQQLSGAAQPSVLAVSAGSADTAALDRAVGTDAVSRSAALAGIDGYSAEQGSLQLIQGFLFAVSALVVGAFFTVWTVQRRADIAVLKALGASGGYLVRDALGQALVLLALGTLGGAAAGLAGGALAGGGPAGGGGPPFALTPATAAVPVLAMVGLGLAGAALAVRRITSVDPLTALGANR
- a CDS encoding ABC transporter ATP-binding protein: MTDRTRPAAADPAAGLVLRDVVLSYPDGGSRITALDRVGLAVAPGELTAVVGPSGSGKSSLLAVAATLLRPDSGQVLVGGQETGALSAKQSTALRRKHIGVVFQQSNLLASLTAVEQLLVVAHLSGGDRRAARARAERLLDSVGLAGRVQQRRPHQLSGGERQRVNIARALYSRPTVLLVDEPTSALDHERGARIMALLADATREHTTATLLVTHDRALLDRADRVLSMQDGRLEPAARFPDSV
- a CDS encoding acyltransferase — encoded protein: MIQVRVRQTVPAQGQPAVQPPAADGTADGTAAAAAAARPAAARLGWLDALRGIAALAVVFQHAGPTLFDDAYRHSHQYLDAGIFGVFLFFLISGYIVPASLERRGDLRAFWAGRIFRIYPLYLVVFAAALLLLPRAHAGVGTAVFQHPWLSLAADGILLQDLLGVPNGLDVAWTLCYEMVFYFLVSALFLCGWHRRSAPAASGFAAAALFAGGLLPVGLLVPSLPATERTVAVAAATVVAALACILSGRRAAVRCGVAALGLLGLVLVLVDGRSAAFESTMILATMFTGTAIQRAERGQIRRRYAVACCAFVFTAGLLAGDRYAGTRLNLIWTTSAFSWCTAFAAAWLVFGAGMLLRRRRTPAWLSRLGAISYAVYLLHVPLLHAVQWLLTDIGWAPYRDLPAEFGCTALFLVVLLALANALHRWVELPGQRLGRRLLKGRREVRAGA